agGTTAGAGAGGTAGTTCCGCCAGATCAGAATGAATCACATGAAATGAAAAAAGGTTCTTTCAATTGAAGCTCATTGAAAAGTTCTTTCAATGCATTTGGTTCTCCTCTAATATCTTCTAAATTGCAGCTTTGGATAAGCTTCGTTCCCTCTGTGGTGTTCTCGGGATTAGTTACAGTGCTAAGATATCTGAGTTCGGGACTGTAGTTGAGAGAAGTAGGTTGAATGATGCTATGGACTTCCTAATTACCACGAGGGATCACAATTTCGATGAGGTAATACGTCATCCCATGTATTAAGATTggtattattttattttttgttgttACTTAGATTAGATGTAATCATTTGCGCAGCTTAGAAAAATTTCTAAAGAGATGATCGCAGAGTGGCGACTGTCTAGGCCACCTTTCAAGAGGATGTCTCAGTTTTCTTGGATCTTGTACATAAGAGATGCTGATAGTGCTGATGAGTTGAGTGGTAAGGATCTGCTGTCAACAGATTCAGTACATAAAGCAAGAAAGGAAGTAATAGCACTGAAGAAGGAAAGGGATGAGATGGTTGAGCGGAGATATACTGCAAAAAGGCAAAAGTTGCGTAACCTGCTTAAGTACTCACACCTCGTTAACAATGATGTCCACTTCAGCCCCAGAGAGCCAGGTAAATGCGTGTTCATTATCTCCTACGTCGttccagcaaaaaaaaaatgtgtgcTCATTATGTACCTTTTTTGGGGCTACACTCCTGGTTGCTGCTTTCTTGTGGCGTGTCTGTAGATGTATGTTCAATGTTGTAAActctcctttctctcttttttttcagtGGAAAAGATGCAGTTGAAGTCAGAAATTCAAAATATCAAACAAGCTATCAACAAAGCTAAATCACTTGCGTCAGAGAGAACACATCTAGTGCTTAGAGTTGAATTGGTTCGGAAGGCGAAGTCACTGGAGGACTTGGAAGGTAGTATCAGTTAGTATAAGTTTTGATGTTTTGTTTCTCAACTTGTTAGCAGTGGATCGTATCAGTTAATATCAGTTTTGatgttttgttttgacttttgaccAGTTCTGATTTCCAATGCGAAATCTGCGGCCCGTGTGCTGCAAATGGGTGATGAAGCAGTTCCATATGATGGAAAATGTGTTGATAGTGTTTTGAGCACGTATCGAGAACGGTTCATCAGTGCTGCTATTAAGAAGGACACGAAAAAAGCTAGGTCAAAAGTCGTACCAACCAACAAAGCAAAAAACCTACCACATGGAAGAACACGGAAAGGGACATTATACTTGAGGTAATGAGACATAATTTCTTTCAGCTGTTTCCTTCTTCCAGCACCTTCCAGTCCTCTATATATTAGCAGTTTAGCATTGTGTTCAGATTCTTGCAAGGTACAGATCATTGCACACACAAAAGGAAACAAGTAGGTTGAGTAGTTTTGAAGAATAGGTTTGACAGTAGTATTTTGGAATAGGTCAAGTTGGCTTGTTAGGAATAGGTTAAGTATATGAGTTACGCTTGCTATATGCAATTTAATCCAGAAAGGATTATAAGAGGAAACTAATCACACAGCATGCTTATCCAAATGAGCTATGATATGGCATGGCAAAGAGGTTAAATTGAAAACATCATTTGCGGAGTTAACTGTAAAATGGATCATGGTTTCCAAAGTAAAGCAAGCATAAATGGATGTATGACACATTTTTCTCAGCTTGATCTGGCATATGTACAGATGATGTAAATAGGATAAAGAATCAGTCCTTAGCACAAATCACATATAGAAATAAACCGAATGCCAAGTTTTGTTAATGTTCCTGTTCAAGGCC
This Setaria italica strain Yugu1 unplaced genomic scaffold, Setaria_italica_v2.0 scaffold_118, whole genome shotgun sequence DNA region includes the following protein-coding sequences:
- the LOC101758131 gene encoding uncharacterized protein LOC101758131, whose translation is MTLTGLSGLERSSARGSTSVEDEDDEVREVVPPDQNESHEMKKALDKLRSLCGVLGISYSAKISEFGTVVERSRLNDAMDFLITTRDHNFDELRKISKEMIAEWRLSRPPFKRMSQFSWILYIRDADSADELSGKDLLSTDSVHKARKEVIALKKERDEMVERRYTAKRQKLRNLLKYSHLVNNDVHFSPREPVEKMQLKSEIQNIKQAINKAKSLASERTHLVLRVELVRKAKSLEDLEVLISNAKSAARVLQMGDEAVPYDGKCVDSVLSTYRERFISAAIKKDTKKARSKVVPTNKAKNLPHGRTRKGTLYLREEATDEETSEESREEAADEETAEESREEAAAEETREEPADESARAEPAGENARD